From a region of the Deinococcus metallilatus genome:
- a CDS encoding replication initiator protein A translates to MSEKGIKRFDELNIARLSLISVQERIPPDYRDWSVELEDGDRRYKVTCQAMPEYGVPHGIDTDISAALVNLYIDQGAPADGSVTCTPYQLLQMAGLDTSGRYYAALDESLRRLTTTNYFIAEGWRDHPRKRWTNVNFRYIDRLEFTSGDENRLDASSVLRITLPQEIARSVRAGYIKPLDLSFMQTLKRPPTRALYRLLDSQRRDPENPEQVAMSYQVGLMEWAEACKIVTDRPSMAQRTLDAAHEELLEKGFLKSVEYLGRGKKKMLHYTFGDAFIPPDPLLVQSLADIGITHTRALQLVREHGEAEVEDTLIRYQTIVSGGYRPRSRPAFFVDLLKNPEKYQTPEGAVLPSEGPQKAQQGRKKGERSREELEGPSRPLQEEEDADAALRALPRESQVEAVMRTLTFLLRNDLKLPELDTLRLALDEGLEDPLDVKAWVLRGISSGQKAAMIRDLRARLSLVPAPQ, encoded by the coding sequence GTGTCCGAAAAAGGAATCAAACGCTTCGACGAACTCAACATCGCCCGGTTGAGCCTCATCAGCGTTCAGGAACGCATCCCGCCGGATTACCGCGACTGGAGCGTCGAGCTTGAGGACGGTGACCGCCGCTACAAGGTCACCTGCCAGGCCATGCCCGAGTACGGCGTGCCCCACGGCATCGATACCGACATCAGCGCCGCGCTGGTGAACCTGTACATCGACCAGGGGGCACCGGCAGACGGCAGCGTGACCTGTACGCCCTACCAGCTCCTCCAGATGGCGGGCCTTGACACCAGCGGGCGCTACTACGCCGCGCTCGATGAGAGTCTCCGGCGGTTAACCACCACCAACTACTTCATCGCGGAGGGCTGGCGGGACCATCCGCGCAAACGCTGGACCAACGTCAACTTCCGCTACATCGACCGGCTGGAGTTCACTTCCGGCGATGAGAACCGCCTGGATGCGAGCAGCGTCCTCAGGATCACCCTGCCGCAGGAGATCGCCCGCAGCGTCCGGGCCGGGTACATCAAGCCGCTCGACCTGAGCTTCATGCAGACCCTCAAGCGGCCCCCCACCCGCGCCCTGTACCGGCTGCTGGACTCGCAACGCCGCGACCCGGAAAATCCGGAGCAGGTGGCGATGTCGTACCAGGTGGGCCTGATGGAGTGGGCCGAGGCCTGCAAGATCGTGACCGACCGCCCCAGCATGGCGCAGCGCACCCTGGACGCCGCGCACGAGGAACTGCTCGAAAAGGGTTTCCTGAAAAGCGTCGAGTACCTGGGGCGCGGCAAGAAAAAAATGCTGCACTACACCTTCGGGGACGCCTTCATTCCGCCCGACCCGCTGCTGGTGCAGAGCCTGGCGGATATCGGCATCACGCACACCCGGGCGCTGCAACTGGTGCGCGAACACGGCGAAGCGGAGGTGGAGGACACCCTCATCCGTTACCAGACCATCGTTTCAGGCGGGTACAGACCGCGCAGCCGCCCCGCCTTTTTCGTGGACCTGCTGAAGAACCCGGAGAAGTATCAGACCCCCGAAGGGGCCGTGTTGCCCTCAGAAGGCCCCCAGAAGGCTCAGCAGGGCCGGAAGAAGGGTGAGAGGTCGCGGGAGGAGTTGGAGGGGCCTTCACGGCCTTTACAGGAGGAAGAGGACGCGGACGCCGCCCTGCGTGCCCTTCCCCGCGAGTCCCAGGTCGAGGCGGTCATGCGCACACTGACCTTCCTGCTGCGAAATGACCTGAAATTGCCCGAACTGGATACCCTGCGCCTCGCGCTCGATGAGGGCTTGGAAGACCCGCTGGACGTAAAGGCGTGGGTGCTGCGCGGAATCAGCAGCGGGCAGAAGGCCGCGATGATCCGCGACCTGCGTGCCCGCCTGAGCCTGGTCCCCGCGCCGCAGTAG
- a CDS encoding DsbA family protein — protein MTAPSPAPTDVYFDFLCPFAWRGLELADVLRRERGQAFRLRHFSLAQGNHPENPDRKAPAWWLHEQAGDGSTPAQQASLRAFLAAQAAARQGEEAAWAFTLALFRLRHERKAELDEAAIRAAAQEAGLDLARFEADLADEAGLREALAADLRDAAALGVFGTPTFVLPDGNAAYLRFSALVREAEAAQALWELYREVLASGAGIETIKRPR, from the coding sequence ATGACCGCTCCCTCCCCTGCGCCCACGGACGTGTATTTCGACTTCCTGTGCCCCTTCGCGTGGCGCGGCCTGGAACTGGCTGACGTGCTGCGCCGCGAACGCGGCCAGGCCTTCCGGCTGCGGCACTTCTCGCTGGCGCAGGGCAACCACCCGGAGAACCCCGACCGCAAGGCCCCGGCGTGGTGGTTGCACGAACAGGCAGGTGACGGGAGCACGCCTGCGCAGCAGGCCAGCCTGCGCGCCTTCCTCGCGGCGCAGGCGGCCGCCCGGCAGGGGGAGGAGGCCGCCTGGGCCTTCACGCTGGCCCTCTTCCGCCTGCGCCACGAGCGCAAGGCCGAGCTGGACGAGGCGGCGATCCGCGCGGCTGCCCAGGAGGCCGGGCTGGACCTCGCCCGTTTCGAGGCGGACCTGGCGGATGAGGCAGGCTTGCGGGAAGCCCTGGCCGCTGACCTGCGGGACGCCGCCGCCCTCGGCGTCTTTGGAACACCTACCTTCGTGCTGCCCGACGGAAATGCGGCTTACCTGCGCTTCTCGGCCCTGGTCCGGGAGGCCGAAGCGGCCCAGGCCCTCTGGGAGCTGTACCGCGAGGTGCTGGCTTCCGGGGCGGGCATCGAGACGATCAAGCGCCCCCGCTAG
- a CDS encoding HU family DNA-binding protein: MLLTMTKKSTKAPAKKTAAKAPAQEAAKPSRAAGNEGGSGKVAKTQLVEMVADKTGLTKKQSEEAVSAMLGVVVDAIKQGQSVGLPGLGTLSVKATAARTGVRPGTSERIQIPAGKKVAFKVASTLKSSLGLSEDTAAAE, encoded by the coding sequence ATGCTGCTCACCATGACGAAGAAATCAACGAAAGCGCCCGCCAAGAAGACCGCTGCCAAGGCCCCCGCGCAGGAGGCCGCCAAGCCCAGCCGCGCGGCCGGGAACGAGGGCGGCAGCGGCAAGGTCGCCAAGACCCAGCTCGTCGAGATGGTCGCCGACAAGACCGGCCTGACCAAGAAGCAGAGCGAGGAAGCCGTCAGCGCGATGCTGGGCGTGGTCGTGGACGCGATCAAGCAGGGCCAGAGCGTCGGCCTCCCCGGCCTCGGGACGCTGAGCGTCAAGGCCACCGCCGCCCGCACCGGCGTGCGCCCCGGCACCAGCGAGCGTATCCAGATTCCCGCGGGCAAGAAGGTTGCCTTCAAGGTCGCCAGCACCCTCAAGTCCTCGCTGGGCCTCTCGGAAGATACGGCAGCGGCCGAGTAA
- a CDS encoding serine hydrolase domain-containing protein encodes MTGERLIPPRTRELLVEATEQKGLCGAALGVVTANGQRGTLVLGSAAREPERLPLEADFWWDLASLTKPLFTAREVLRAAEEGLLDLDDPLGAHLPDLAWMQDTPLKSRTLRQLLTHTAGLPAWAPLYTWGDAATIRARVLQEPWPLTPPGEVRYSDLGYILLGHVLERVRGVPLRDFRLDPGLTFGPDPAHTVATERCPWRGRMLRGETHDENAFALGGAAGHAGLFGTLAGVLAQAERLLRGGWLSPAAQAAALRPQVPGRSLVFVTTQPEWSGGSLTGPGAFGHTGFTGTGLWVDPERGLAWTLLTNRVHPSRHAGLDIQGLRRAVGNTLLAGQA; translated from the coding sequence ATGACGGGAGAGCGGCTGATTCCCCCGCGCACACGGGAGCTTCTCGTGGAGGCCACAGAGCAGAAGGGCCTCTGCGGCGCGGCGCTGGGCGTGGTCACGGCGAACGGGCAGCGGGGGACACTGGTGCTGGGAAGCGCGGCCCGCGAACCGGAGCGGCTGCCGCTGGAAGCCGACTTCTGGTGGGACCTCGCCAGCCTCACCAAACCGCTCTTCACCGCGCGGGAGGTGCTGCGCGCGGCCGAGGAGGGCCTGCTCGATCTGGACGATCCTCTCGGCGCTCACCTGCCGGACCTCGCCTGGATGCAGGACACGCCGCTGAAGTCGCGCACGCTGCGGCAACTCCTCACGCACACGGCGGGCCTCCCCGCCTGGGCGCCGCTGTACACCTGGGGCGACGCGGCGACCATCCGGGCACGGGTCTTGCAGGAACCCTGGCCCCTGACCCCACCCGGCGAGGTGCGGTACAGCGACCTGGGGTACATCCTGCTGGGCCACGTGCTGGAGCGGGTGCGCGGCGTGCCCCTGCGGGACTTCCGGCTGGACCCCGGCCTGACCTTCGGGCCTGACCCGGCGCACACGGTCGCCACCGAACGCTGCCCCTGGCGCGGGCGGATGCTGCGCGGCGAGACGCACGACGAGAACGCCTTCGCGCTGGGCGGCGCAGCGGGGCACGCAGGCCTGTTCGGAACCCTCGCGGGCGTGCTGGCACAGGCCGAGCGGCTGTTGCGGGGCGGCTGGCTCTCCCCCGCCGCGCAGGCTGCCGCGCTCCGCCCCCAGGTCCCGGGCCGCAGCCTCGTCTTCGTGACCACGCAGCCGGAGTGGAGCGGCGGTAGTCTCACCGGGCCGGGGGCCTTCGGGCACACCGGCTTCACGGGCACAGGTCTATGGGTGGACCCCGAACGGGGCCTGGCCTGGACCCTGCTCACCAACCGCGTTCACCCCTCGCGGCACGCCGGTCTGGACATTCAGGGGCTGCGGCGCGCGGTCGGCAATACGCTGCTGGCGGGACAGGCATAA
- the murQ gene encoding N-acetylmuramic acid 6-phosphate etherase, producing MTALPSPPDPRRTEGVHPDHADLDRLDTLALVQVFADDQRAAVEAVRAAAPALARAVEAALPPLERGGRLVYVGAGTSGRLGVLDATELTPTFSWPMTRAVPLIAGGERAIRQAVEGAEDDAEAGGADVRAAGVGPQDVLIAVAASGTTPYVLGAVKAARAAGALTIGLANNPGTPLLAAVDYPVALDTGPEVISGSTRLKAGTAQKIALNTLSSALMVRLGKVYGNLMVDVKASNAKLEARAVRLTCHATGASEAEARLALAAAGGRVKTALVMLRLGLSAPEAEARLAAADGHARAALGEA from the coding sequence ATGACGGCCCTCCCCTCCCCTCCTGATCCGCGCCGCACCGAGGGTGTCCACCCGGACCACGCCGACCTGGACCGGCTGGACACGCTGGCGCTGGTGCAGGTGTTCGCGGACGACCAGCGGGCCGCGGTGGAGGCGGTGCGGGCGGCGGCCCCTGCCCTGGCGCGGGCGGTGGAGGCGGCCCTCCCGCCTCTGGAACGTGGCGGGCGGCTGGTGTACGTGGGTGCGGGCACCAGCGGGCGGCTGGGGGTGCTGGACGCGACCGAACTCACGCCGACCTTCTCCTGGCCCATGACGCGGGCCGTGCCGCTGATCGCCGGGGGCGAGCGCGCGATCCGCCAGGCGGTGGAGGGCGCCGAGGACGACGCGGAAGCGGGCGGCGCGGACGTGCGCGCGGCGGGTGTCGGCCCGCAGGACGTGCTGATCGCGGTTGCGGCGAGTGGAACGACGCCCTACGTGCTGGGCGCGGTGAAGGCGGCGCGGGCCGCGGGGGCGCTGACCATCGGCCTCGCCAACAATCCCGGCACACCTCTGCTGGCCGCCGTGGACTACCCCGTGGCGCTCGACACCGGGCCGGAGGTGATCAGCGGCAGCACGCGCCTCAAGGCCGGGACTGCCCAGAAAATCGCGCTGAACACGCTGTCGAGTGCCCTGATGGTCCGGCTCGGCAAGGTGTACGGCAACCTGATGGTGGACGTGAAGGCCAGCAACGCCAAGCTGGAAGCCCGCGCCGTGCGCCTGACCTGCCACGCGACCGGCGCGAGCGAGGCCGAGGCCCGCCTGGCCCTGGCCGCGGCAGGCGGCCGCGTGAAGACTGCCCTGGTGATGCTGCGCCTGGGCCTCAGCGCCCCCGAGGCCGAGGCCCGCCTGGCCGCGGCGGACGGACACGCCCGGGCGGCCCTGGGGGAAGCATGA